One segment of Hemibagrus wyckioides isolate EC202008001 linkage group LG05, SWU_Hwy_1.0, whole genome shotgun sequence DNA contains the following:
- the tbx16 gene encoding T-box transcription factor 16, with product MLQKLNLMLDFSFHSDLKHNFSIPPPSAMAGATDSFHQGNIRITLEDPELWKSFHEIGTEMIITKPGRRMFPHCKINISGLVPYAKYILLVDIVPEDGFRYKWNKDKWEVAGKAEPQPPYRTYLHPDSPAPGSHWMKQSVSFLKLKLTNNALDQHGHIILHSMHRYHPRFHIVQADDLYSVRWSVFQTFTFPETSFTAVTAYQNTKITKLKIDNNPFAKGFRDEGMNSKRRANRGPADTERLAKRLNSMGRDSDQDSPPDLRRSSYEGLAEARAGCKDGVKDEPNSPWEGASDRENSHSLGRDSPLGSNARDVYSSEQLVPGHSTYQPYRFPDYNKSPSPSSSSMSSSAGRSSFESRVPDIATVPDQDSKVTDLVVPQCPPPATAGVQDYAGVLNVAVAQAKPGMLGHHALYAPYSADQPLTQWSGTSSAQYPSHPHHHHHLAADYGTQAVHHGYHHANMADWSQYPLFSYSCW from the exons ATGCTACAGAAGCTCAATCTCATGCTGGATTTTTCCTTTCACTCAGACCTCAAACACAACTTCAGTATTCCTCCTCCTTCTGCAATGGCTGGAGCAACAGACTCCTTTCACCAAGGGAACATCAGGATAACTCTGGAGGACCCTGAACTCTGGAAATCCTTCCATGAGATTGGTACAGAAATGATCATCACTAAGCCTGGCAG GAGAATGTTTCCCCATTGTAAGATAAATATTTCGGGACTTGTGCCCTATGCAAAGTACATCCTCCTGGTGGACATCGTGCCTGAAGATGGCTTCAGATACAAG TGGAATAAGGATAAGTGGGAGGTAGCTGGAAAGGCTGAGCCACAGCCACCATACAGGACCTATCTGCACCCAGATTCACCAGCTCCAGGAAGCCATTGGATGAAGCAATCGGTCTCCTTCCTCAAGCTCAAACTCACCAACAATGCCCTTGACCAGCATGGACAT ATCATCCTGCATTCAATGCATCGCTATCATCCCCGCTTCCACATCGTGCAAGCCGATGATCTCTACAGTGTACGCTGGAGTGTGTTCCAGACTTTCACCTTCCCCGAGACATCCTTCACTGCTGTCACGGCATACCAGAACACCAAG ATTACTAAGCTGAAAATCGACAACAACCCCTTTGCCAAGGGATTCCGAGATGAGGGCATGAACTCAAAAAG ACGTGCAAACAGAGGTCCAGCTGATACTGAGCGCCTGGCTAAGAGGCTGAATTCTATGGGCAGGGACTCCGATCAAGATAGCCCACCAG ATCTGCGCCGCTCTTCCTATGAGGGACTGGCAGAGGCACGAGCTGGATGTAAGGATGGAGTTAAAGATGAGCCAAATTCACCATGGGAAGGAGCATCTGATCGGGAAAACAGTCACAGCCTGGGAAGAGACTCCCCTCTGGGCTCTAATGCTCGAGATGTGTACAGCTCTGAACAGCTTGTGCCAGGACACAGCACATACCAACCTTACAG ATTTCCTGATTACAACAAGTCCCCATCACCATCCTCCTCCAGCATGAGCAGCAGCGCCGGACGCTCCAGCTTCGAATCTCGAGTGCCTGACATCGCCACTGTCCCTGATCAGGACAGCAAAGTGACCGATCTGGTTGTCCCCCAGTGTCCTCCCCCTGCCACAGCTGGTGTGCAGGACTATGCTGGGGTGCTGAACGTAGCTGTGGCACAGGCAAAGCCAGGCATGCTGGGACATCATGCACTCTATGCACCCTACAGCGCCGATCAGCCCCTGACCCAGTGGAGTGGGACAAGCTCAGCCCAATATCCATCccaccctcatcatcatcatcacttagCAGCGGACTACGGGACCCAAGCTGTCCATCATGGCTACCACCATGCCAACATGGCCGACTGGAGCCAGTACCCGCTCTTCTCATACTCCTGCTGGTGA